A single window of Senegalia massiliensis DNA harbors:
- the ebgA gene encoding beta-galactosidase subunit alpha: protein MISKDWDNLNILQKNRLDSRAYFFTYNNINDALTYERGRSNNFMLLNGMWKFYYSNTVEESPEMFYDDNYKTDDWDDIIVPSNWQIEGYGIPHYTDLIYPFPIDPPNVPSKNPTGCYKRKFFIPSSWNNSNIILRFEGVDSAFHIWINGKEVGYSQGSRTASEFDITKFIKRGQRNTISVRVYQWSDGTYIEDQDMWWLSGIFRDVSLIAKSPVYIRDFFIKTDLDDKYRNANLEIEININNTMKESLKNYNIEYLLLDNEENKIVDFQTNNIDINSKSKSIINVNININNPKKWTAETPNLYNLLICLKDQYENIIEVIPSRVGFRKVELKNGNFLFNGVPIMLRGINRHESHTDLGRVIPIEHMIEDILLMKKNNINAVRTAHYPNDPRFYDLCDIYGLYVMDEADLECHGFEIIGEYDKITNDPKWKESYIDRAVRMVERDKNHPSIIMWSMGNESSFGCNFISMSKWIKNRDNTRLVHYEEDREGKVVDLMSTMYSNHQKMIEFGEMEDSDKPHILCEYAHAMGNGPGGLKEYWDIFYKYPRLQGGFVWEWADHGLRRIDEKGKEYFAYGGDFGDYPNNSNFCCDGLLKPNRTPTPGLLELKKVMEPIKIIEEDLSKGRIKIKNLYEFIDLDSFSLAWSIVGDKQIFNSGILNLNKIEPGEESIINIPINMDKKYSLYTDLFLNMEVITNRDNKWSKSGHVITWQNFKLPLSLKKEWFTDISTMDDIKVIESNIDIIIKGIGFEIVFDKIEGRISKYLYEGIQIIDEGPNFNLWRAPIDNDMYQVKEWKKKSINNILTRIDSIKTNVQDKFFNISVKSYISPPNGDWAIKNEYKYIIYGSGDIVLNINGKPIGKLPETFPRIGLDMKLQNDLQNVEWYGRGPGESYIDSKEASMTGIYESNVSDMFTDYVYPQENGNRTDTKWISINDDRGTGLLISSDEKFEFSVQNYIKEDLENAKHMNELVKRDFIALNIDYIQHGIGSNSCGPAPLKEHSLKPHDFNFSIKIKPYSKQLISPVILSGERIKK, encoded by the coding sequence GTGATAAGTAAAGATTGGGATAATTTAAATATATTACAAAAAAATAGATTAGATAGTAGAGCATATTTTTTTACATATAATAATATAAATGATGCCTTAACTTATGAAAGGGGAAGATCTAATAATTTTATGTTGTTAAATGGTATGTGGAAATTTTATTATTCAAATACAGTAGAAGAATCACCAGAGATGTTTTATGATGATAATTATAAAACTGATGATTGGGATGATATAATTGTTCCAAGTAATTGGCAAATAGAAGGCTATGGCATACCTCATTATACAGATTTAATTTATCCATTCCCTATAGATCCACCTAATGTCCCATCAAAAAATCCTACAGGATGTTACAAAAGAAAATTTTTTATTCCAAGTAGTTGGAATAATTCTAATATTATTTTAAGATTTGAAGGGGTAGATAGTGCTTTTCATATTTGGATAAATGGGAAAGAAGTAGGATATAGTCAAGGAAGTAGAACGGCATCAGAATTTGATATTACAAAATTTATAAAAAGAGGACAAAGAAATACAATATCTGTTAGAGTTTATCAATGGAGTGATGGAACATATATTGAAGATCAAGATATGTGGTGGTTATCAGGAATATTTAGAGATGTGTCATTAATAGCTAAGTCACCAGTTTATATAAGGGATTTTTTCATTAAGACAGATTTAGATGATAAATATAGAAATGCTAATTTAGAAATTGAGATAAATATAAATAATACTATGAAAGAAAGCTTAAAAAATTATAATATAGAATACTTATTATTAGATAATGAAGAAAATAAAATAGTTGATTTTCAAACTAATAATATAGACATTAATAGTAAAAGCAAATCTATAATAAATGTAAATATTAATATTAATAATCCAAAAAAGTGGACTGCAGAAACTCCAAATTTATATAATTTATTAATATGCTTAAAGGATCAATATGAAAATATTATTGAAGTGATACCTTCTAGAGTAGGATTTAGAAAAGTTGAACTTAAAAATGGTAATTTTTTATTTAATGGAGTTCCTATAATGTTAAGAGGGATTAATAGACATGAGTCTCATACTGATTTAGGTAGAGTAATTCCTATTGAACATATGATAGAAGATATTTTGCTTATGAAAAAGAATAATATAAATGCTGTAAGAACAGCTCATTATCCTAATGATCCAAGGTTTTATGATTTATGTGATATTTATGGATTATATGTTATGGATGAAGCAGATTTAGAGTGCCATGGATTTGAGATAATTGGTGAATACGATAAAATTACTAATGATCCTAAATGGAAAGAGTCTTATATAGATAGAGCAGTTAGGATGGTAGAAAGAGATAAAAATCATCCATCTATTATTATGTGGTCAATGGGAAATGAATCAAGTTTTGGATGTAATTTTATATCTATGTCAAAATGGATTAAGAATAGAGATAATACAAGATTAGTTCATTATGAAGAAGATAGAGAAGGTAAAGTAGTTGATTTAATGAGTACAATGTATTCTAATCATCAAAAGATGATAGAATTTGGTGAGATGGAAGATAGTGATAAGCCTCATATATTATGTGAGTATGCTCATGCTATGGGAAATGGACCTGGTGGATTAAAAGAATATTGGGACATATTCTATAAATATCCTAGACTTCAAGGAGGTTTTGTTTGGGAATGGGCTGACCATGGATTAAGAAGAATTGATGAAAAGGGTAAAGAATATTTTGCATACGGTGGGGATTTTGGAGATTATCCTAATAATTCTAATTTTTGTTGTGATGGACTATTAAAACCAAATAGAACACCAACCCCTGGATTATTAGAGCTTAAAAAAGTAATGGAGCCTATCAAGATAATAGAAGAAGATTTATCTAAAGGTAGAATAAAGATTAAAAACCTTTATGAGTTTATAGATTTAGATTCTTTTAGTTTAGCTTGGAGTATTGTTGGAGATAAACAGATATTCAATAGTGGTATATTAAATTTAAATAAAATAGAACCAGGAGAAGAAAGTATTATAAATATACCTATTAATATGGATAAAAAATATAGTTTATATACCGATCTATTTCTGAATATGGAAGTAATAACTAATAGGGATAATAAATGGTCTAAAAGTGGACATGTAATAACATGGCAAAATTTTAAATTACCTTTGTCTTTAAAGAAGGAATGGTTTACTGATATATCTACTATGGATGATATAAAAGTTATTGAATCAAATATAGATATAATCATAAAAGGAATAGGTTTTGAAATAGTATTTGACAAGATAGAAGGTAGAATTTCTAAATATTTATATGAAGGGATTCAAATAATTGATGAAGGACCTAATTTTAATCTTTGGAGAGCTCCTATAGATAATGATATGTATCAAGTAAAGGAATGGAAGAAAAAAAGCATAAATAATATTCTTACAAGAATAGATAGTATTAAAACTAATGTGCAAGATAAATTTTTCAATATAAGTGTAAAATCCTATATTTCACCACCTAATGGTGATTGGGCTATAAAAAATGAATATAAATATATTATTTATGGAAGTGGAGATATTGTATTAAATATAAATGGAAAGCCTATTGGAAAATTGCCAGAAACTTTTCCTCGAATAGGTTTAGATATGAAATTACAAAATGATTTACAAAATGTAGAGTGGTATGGTAGAGGACCTGGTGAATCATATATAGATAGTAAAGAAGCTAGTATGACTGGTATATATGAAAGTAATGTATCTGATATGTTTACTGATTATGTTTATCCTCAGGAAAATGGGAATAGAACAGATACTAAGTGGATTTCTATTAATGATGATAGAGGAACAGGATTATTAATATCTAGTGATGAAAAATTTGAATTTAGTGTTCAGAACTATATTAAAGAAGATTTAGAAAATGCTAAACATATGAATGAATTAGTGAAAAGAGATTTTATAGCATTAAATATTGATTATATACAACATGGTATTGGCAGCAATAGTTGTGGACCAGCACCACTAAAAGAACATAGTTTAAAACCACATGATTTTAATTTTTCTATTAAGATTAAACCATATTCAAAACAATTAATTTCTCCTGTAATTTTAAGTGGTGAGAGGATAAAAAAATAA